In Alkalihalobacterium alkalinitrilicum, a genomic segment contains:
- a CDS encoding ABC transporter ATP-binding protein: MSMLEVSSLTLGYNEANIIKDLDLEIPIGEITVFVGANGCGKSTLLRSLARLLKPKSGQILLSGDSIRSLSTKEVAKRLAILPQGPIAPEGLTVLQLVKQGRYPHQSWLKQWSKEDEEIVNQALKATGMEQLIARTVDSLSGGQRQRAWIAMILAQKTDTILLDEPTTYLDMSHQIEVLDLLFDLNEKKQSTVVMVLHDLNLACRYAHNIVAVKNKNVYSQGRPEDVITVEMVRDVFNMNCDIRTDPLFGTPLCIPYGNGRKVRQNVQYKKIL, from the coding sequence ATGAGTATGTTAGAGGTAAGCTCTCTTACACTAGGCTATAATGAGGCAAATATAATAAAGGATCTTGATCTTGAAATTCCAATTGGAGAAATAACGGTATTTGTTGGAGCCAATGGATGTGGAAAATCAACATTACTAAGATCACTTGCTCGCCTTCTCAAGCCTAAGTCAGGTCAAATATTGTTATCTGGTGATAGCATTAGAAGTTTATCAACAAAAGAAGTTGCTAAGCGTCTTGCCATTCTTCCTCAAGGTCCGATTGCTCCAGAAGGTCTCACGGTTTTACAGCTTGTAAAACAAGGAAGATATCCTCATCAAAGCTGGTTAAAGCAATGGTCTAAAGAAGACGAAGAAATTGTAAATCAAGCACTAAAAGCTACAGGAATGGAACAGCTTATAGCTAGGACAGTCGATTCTCTCTCGGGAGGTCAGCGACAAAGAGCGTGGATAGCTATGATATTAGCTCAAAAAACAGACACGATATTACTAGATGAACCGACAACGTATTTGGATATGTCTCATCAGATTGAGGTATTAGATTTACTTTTTGATTTAAATGAAAAGAAGCAAAGTACGGTAGTTATGGTATTACACGATTTAAATTTAGCGTGTCGATATGCTCATAACATCGTCGCGGTAAAGAATAAAAATGTATATTCACAAGGTAGACCAGAAGATGTGATTACAGTAGAGATGGTAAGAGATGTTTTTAATATGAATTGTGATATTAGAACAGACCCATTATTTGGAACACCATTATGTATTCCATATGGTAATGGAAGAAAAGTTAGACAAAACGTACAGTATAAAAAAATATTATAA
- a CDS encoding ABC transporter substrate-binding protein: protein MTQASYLFTRSNIFSLLAILFVFMFILTGCGNEAASVEDEGAEEPETEETEVVNVREITHAMGTTPIEGTPERIVTLYQGATDAAVAFGITPVGAVESWVQQPFYEYFRSDLEGVEIVGLETQPNLEEIAKLNPDLIIASKLRHEEVYEQLSEIAPTVTHETVFMFKETVELMGQAMNQEEKANEILINWDNRVADLSAKLQEKLGNDWPINVSILNFRADHARIYNTGFAGSILEEVGFTRPENQQIEDAVTMLTDKESITEMNADVFYIFNEDDPAVQQTFEEWTSHPLWNQLDAVQKEQVHMVDEVTWNMAGGIVAANLMLDDIYDRFGLEK from the coding sequence ATGACACAGGCTTCATACTTATTCACAAGAAGTAACATTTTTTCATTACTTGCCATTCTTTTTGTTTTTATGTTCATTTTAACTGGTTGCGGAAACGAAGCAGCATCAGTTGAGGATGAAGGTGCTGAAGAACCTGAAACGGAAGAAACAGAGGTAGTGAATGTTAGAGAAATTACTCATGCTATGGGGACAACACCTATTGAAGGAACACCAGAAAGAATTGTTACGCTTTATCAAGGCGCAACAGATGCGGCTGTAGCATTTGGTATAACTCCAGTTGGAGCGGTTGAATCATGGGTACAACAGCCATTTTATGAATACTTTAGAAGTGATCTAGAAGGTGTTGAAATTGTTGGATTAGAAACTCAACCAAATTTAGAGGAAATTGCAAAATTAAATCCAGATTTAATTATTGCTTCAAAATTACGTCATGAAGAAGTGTATGAGCAATTATCAGAGATTGCACCAACGGTTACTCATGAAACAGTATTTATGTTTAAAGAGACTGTTGAATTAATGGGACAAGCAATGAATCAAGAAGAAAAAGCAAATGAAATTCTTATTAATTGGGATAACCGTGTAGCTGACCTTTCTGCAAAATTACAAGAAAAATTAGGTAACGATTGGCCAATAAACGTATCGATTCTTAACTTTAGAGCAGACCATGCTCGAATTTATAACACAGGTTTTGCTGGTTCGATTTTAGAAGAAGTTGGGTTCACACGTCCTGAAAATCAACAAATCGAGGACGCTGTAACAATGTTAACAGATAAAGAAAGTATTACAGAAATGAATGCTGACGTATTCTACATTTTTAACGAAGACGATCCTGCTGTTCAGCAAACATTTGAAGAGTGGACAAGTCATCCACTATGGAATCAACTTGATGCTGTACAGAAAGAACAAGTGCATATGGTAGATGAAGTAACTTGGAATATGGCTGGTGGAATTGTAGCTGCAAACTTAATGTTAGATGATATTTACGATCGATTTGGATTAGAGAAGTAG
- a CDS encoding FecCD family ABC transporter permease, with amino-acid sequence MTNFITIRNKSGSLSFQLYKKALAISLVFIFFTIMLFILSLSVGSSFISPFAVVKHLLGYGNGEHDFILNTVRLPRVLLAFLVGAALGVSGLILQGIIRNPLASPDIIGITGGASVGVLLFIVFLLGTVSIKWIPLAAISGAAIVSIIIYLLSWKEGVTPIRLVLIGIGVAAATKAMVLFMIVTSDTVATTKAYIWITGSLYGADMQDVLSLLPWVLILLPITLMLARIVNVMELGDDIATGLGVKVQLQRFLLLFISVALAGSAVAYAGGIGFVGLIAPHIARLLVGRLFGGLVFISALIGGVIVMIADVVARTAFLPMDIPAGVFTSGIGAPFFIYLLYKNRNM; translated from the coding sequence ATGACTAATTTTATAACAATCAGAAATAAGTCAGGATCATTATCCTTTCAATTATATAAAAAAGCATTGGCGATTTCATTGGTTTTTATTTTCTTTACCATAATGCTTTTTATTTTAAGTTTATCAGTTGGGAGTAGTTTTATATCACCGTTTGCAGTAGTAAAACACCTATTAGGCTACGGGAATGGAGAGCATGATTTTATTCTTAATACAGTAAGACTTCCAAGAGTATTACTTGCTTTTCTAGTTGGGGCTGCGCTTGGTGTTTCAGGCTTGATTTTACAAGGGATTATTCGTAATCCACTTGCCTCCCCAGACATTATTGGTATTACAGGTGGAGCGTCTGTAGGAGTACTTCTATTTATCGTATTCTTACTGGGAACTGTAAGCATAAAATGGATACCATTAGCAGCTATTAGTGGAGCGGCAATTGTCTCTATTATTATTTATCTATTGTCATGGAAAGAAGGAGTAACTCCAATACGATTAGTGCTGATCGGTATCGGAGTTGCTGCAGCAACGAAGGCGATGGTACTGTTTATGATTGTCACAAGTGATACTGTTGCAACAACAAAAGCTTACATATGGATAACGGGGAGTCTTTATGGGGCCGATATGCAGGATGTTTTGTCGTTATTGCCATGGGTTCTTATACTGCTCCCAATTACACTCATGTTAGCAAGGATTGTTAATGTCATGGAATTAGGTGATGATATCGCTACAGGGCTAGGGGTAAAAGTACAGTTACAACGTTTTCTATTACTTTTCATTAGTGTAGCATTAGCAGGATCTGCAGTTGCCTATGCAGGTGGAATTGGTTTTGTAGGTTTAATTGCTCCACATATTGCAAGATTACTAGTTGGAAGATTATTTGGTGGACTAGTTTTTATTTCAGCACTAATTGGTGGCGTGATTGTTATGATAGCTGATGTTGTTGCGAGAACGGCCTTTTTACCAATGGATATCCCAGCAGGTGTATTTACCTCTGGGATCGGTGCCCCATTTTTTATTTATTTATTATATAAAAACCGAAATATGTAG
- a CDS encoding AraC family transcriptional regulator, whose product MTVTYLRLLDAINVSLLTIKGESSSVLNECNNEYILLYVASGSGQLSSKQGCVYIKEGESYWIKEKSMLTSSSEKFLSAYRIAWIIDDSNYSWLSELSSAQLAYQPPTKMVPLYHDILLLQKEMSVSQKCRFMSELWNVLSLLTEDSQEGDIESVISFICDNPSESVSYSVEELATKARMAPSSFTRAFSKKVGMSPKEFLNEERIKLAKKLMIQHKGINIKDVTQHIGLQDEFYFSRFFKKKVGIPPSIFMKRSHNRVAVVSQLFLQDHLLSLGIQPVAAPAYPNFFPSTNGLPSYLAGELEGSILLNAENRFELEEVLNTMPDYIIKTQLHQGEEQSVLWSHNALVHSLSLKSSWDEYLWEIATLLNKKDRVETIVEEINQLESQVRNILTPITKKRGWALLWIRSNEIRLYGYNNRACLDLFYQKLGFEPHPNVPKVGTQVVTIEELATINPDRLFIIWSKEEDVLKVTKSKEWKYLKAVQNEEVYYPNSLNWEPSGPLGRKYMLQGLVSFFNQCKC is encoded by the coding sequence ATGACTGTTACATATTTAAGATTATTAGATGCTATAAATGTATCTTTATTAACAATTAAGGGAGAAAGTTCAAGTGTCCTGAATGAATGTAATAACGAGTATATCTTATTATACGTAGCTTCAGGAAGTGGCCAACTTTCATCAAAACAAGGGTGCGTTTATATCAAAGAGGGGGAAAGTTATTGGATTAAAGAAAAAAGTATGCTGACATCATCCTCAGAAAAGTTTTTATCTGCGTATAGGATAGCTTGGATTATTGATGATAGCAACTATAGTTGGTTATCAGAGTTAAGCTCAGCTCAGTTAGCGTACCAACCACCTACAAAAATGGTTCCGTTATATCATGATATTCTTCTTTTACAAAAAGAAATGTCTGTTTCGCAAAAGTGTCGATTTATGTCTGAACTATGGAATGTACTATCTTTATTGACAGAAGATTCGCAAGAGGGTGACATTGAGTCAGTCATCTCATTTATTTGTGATAACCCTTCAGAATCGGTGTCCTATTCAGTAGAAGAGCTTGCTACTAAAGCTCGAATGGCACCTTCTTCGTTTACAAGAGCATTTTCAAAAAAAGTTGGAATGTCACCAAAAGAATTTTTAAATGAAGAAAGAATAAAGCTTGCAAAAAAATTAATGATACAGCATAAAGGGATAAATATAAAAGATGTAACACAACACATAGGATTACAGGATGAGTTTTATTTTAGTCGATTCTTTAAAAAGAAAGTAGGAATACCACCTTCTATTTTTATGAAAAGGTCTCATAATAGGGTAGCTGTTGTTAGTCAACTATTTTTACAAGATCATCTCTTGTCTTTAGGAATACAACCAGTAGCGGCACCAGCGTATCCGAATTTTTTCCCTTCTACTAATGGCTTACCTTCTTATCTAGCAGGGGAATTAGAGGGATCTATTCTATTGAATGCTGAAAATAGATTCGAATTAGAAGAAGTGCTTAATACAATGCCCGATTATATAATAAAAACTCAACTCCACCAAGGTGAAGAACAATCTGTATTATGGTCACATAACGCACTAGTACACTCGCTTTCTCTAAAGTCATCTTGGGATGAATACTTATGGGAGATTGCTACTTTGCTAAATAAAAAAGATCGTGTGGAAACTATTGTAGAAGAAATAAATCAACTTGAAAGTCAAGTAAGAAATATTCTAACCCCGATTACAAAAAAAAGAGGTTGGGCTCTTCTATGGATACGTTCAAACGAAATTCGGTTGTATGGTTATAATAACCGTGCTTGCCTCGATTTGTTTTATCAAAAGTTAGGCTTTGAACCTCATCCTAATGTTCCCAAAGTAGGGACTCAGGTAGTAACTATAGAAGAACTTGCTACAATAAACCCAGATAGGCTTTTTATTATATGGAGTAAAGAAGAAGATGTTTTAAAAGTAACAAAATCTAAAGAGTGGAAATATCTCAAAGCGGTACAAAATGAAGAAGTTTACTATCCTAACAGCTTGAATTGGGAACCTTCTGGACCACTTGGTCGGAAGTATATGTTGCAAGGTCTGGTTTCTTTTTTCAATCAGTGTAAGTGTTAG
- a CDS encoding winged helix-turn-helix transcriptional regulator, which yields MSRMQEKMFNCEKELTLSVIGGKWKMLILWHLGKEGTKRFGELKALMPGITQRMLVNQLRELEEDLIVKREVYPVVPPKVEYSLTEQGRSLMPILDAMYNWGKDYMETAGLNPLVKQESIR from the coding sequence ATGTCACGAATGCAGGAAAAGATGTTTAATTGTGAAAAAGAATTAACTCTTTCCGTTATCGGTGGTAAATGGAAGATGCTTATACTATGGCATCTAGGAAAAGAGGGGACGAAGCGATTTGGTGAATTGAAAGCTCTTATGCCAGGGATCACGCAGAGAATGCTAGTTAATCAATTGCGAGAACTGGAAGAAGACTTGATTGTAAAACGCGAAGTCTATCCCGTGGTTCCTCCAAAAGTAGAATACTCCCTTACTGAACAAGGAAGAAGCTTGATGCCGATTCTCGATGCTATGTATAACTGGGGAAAAGATTATATGGAAACTGCTGGGTTGAATCCTTTAGTAAAACAAGAGTCGATTAGGTAA
- a CDS encoding FecCD family ABC transporter permease, with protein MTNLLSRVPKTVSLILALCIFFISFILSIMLGKTPISISMVMEAFFNYDETIAEHVIITTSRMSRAVIATVIGASLAIAGALMQALTRNPLAAPDIFGINAGAIFFIVASATLFSVNSLVHYMWIGFIGAGIAATIVYFLGSIGRDGLSPIKIVLAGAAITALFISFTQGLLVINEQGLQSVLFWLAGSVAGRSMDMILPILPFIIGAGLITLFLGRSINILVSGEDIAKSLGQRTILIKTTIGVVVVFLAGGSVAVAGSIGFIGLIVPHIVRGLIGTDYRWVIPFSALFGASLLLLADVAARFIIMPQEMPIGVMTALLGTPFFIYIARRGLTKND; from the coding sequence ATGACGAATCTACTTTCTAGAGTCCCTAAAACGGTAAGTTTAATCCTTGCACTTTGCATATTTTTTATTTCTTTTATTTTAAGTATCATGCTTGGAAAAACGCCGATTTCAATCAGTATGGTAATGGAAGCTTTTTTCAACTACGATGAAACGATTGCTGAACATGTGATTATTACAACGTCTCGTATGTCAAGAGCAGTAATTGCTACAGTGATTGGAGCAAGTCTTGCCATTGCAGGGGCATTGATGCAAGCACTAACTAGAAATCCTCTTGCAGCACCAGATATTTTTGGGATTAATGCAGGTGCTATTTTTTTTATTGTTGCTTCTGCTACGCTTTTTTCAGTTAACTCATTAGTTCATTATATGTGGATTGGCTTTATTGGAGCAGGCATAGCAGCTACTATCGTATATTTTCTCGGTTCAATTGGAAGGGATGGCTTATCGCCAATTAAAATAGTCTTAGCTGGTGCTGCAATAACAGCTTTGTTTATTTCCTTTACACAGGGGTTGCTTGTCATTAATGAGCAAGGGCTCCAGAGTGTTCTATTTTGGCTGGCGGGTTCAGTTGCTGGAAGAAGTATGGATATGATTTTACCAATATTACCATTTATTATTGGTGCAGGACTTATAACATTATTTTTAGGTAGATCGATTAATATTTTAGTTTCAGGTGAAGATATTGCCAAAAGTTTAGGTCAGCGGACCATACTAATTAAAACGACGATTGGTGTTGTTGTTGTTTTCTTAGCTGGTGGTTCAGTAGCGGTTGCTGGGTCGATCGGTTTTATCGGGTTAATTGTACCGCACATTGTGCGAGGGCTAATAGGAACGGACTATAGATGGGTAATCCCCTTTAGTGCTTTATTTGGAGCAAGCTTGCTACTTTTAGCAGATGTGGCTGCAAGATTTATTATTATGCCTCAAGAAATGCCAATTGGTGTAATGACAGCCCTTTTGGGAACTCCATTTTTTATTTATATTGCACGTAGGGGGTTAACAAAAAATGACTAA